The Argopecten irradians isolate NY chromosome 4, Ai_NY, whole genome shotgun sequence genome has a window encoding:
- the LOC138320576 gene encoding sclerostin domain-containing protein 1-like — MRRIKDGSLLCTVFALFSAYEAALVLTPPDTTNEGVTDADLLNQGYINKHLFPAPDEVTIKCKMLMSKRLLYDGKCTSSDYVVERVCAGRCHPARQENKSWWAEYLKYWHSQYVKDWKCKAGKTRRQKVMLLCPDGSYRTYKIKVVKTCNCVQYSKKDNESKSSRIRGSRRKRRRHRSKKKKRGGRKNKNNRNYLNSNSPEL; from the exons ATGCGGCGGATTAAAGACGGAAGCTTGCTTTGCACTGTTTTCGCTCTCTTCAGTGCATATGAAGCAGCACTTGTGCTTACCCCACCGGATACTACTAATGAAGGGGTGACAGATGCAGACTTATTAAACCAAGGATACattaataaacatttgtttcctgCGCCAG ATGAGGTAACAATCAAATGCAAGATGCTGATGTCAAAGCGATTACTATATGATGGGAAGTGCACATCGTCGGACTATGTAGTGGAGAGGGTGTGTGCGGGACGTTGCCATCCCGCTCGACAAGAAAATAAGTCTTGGTGGGCTGAATATCTTAAGTATTGGCACTCACAATACGTTAAAGACTGGAAGTGCAAGGCGGGAAAAACGCGGAGGCAGAAAGTGATGTTATTATGTCCTGACGGCAGTTATCGAACTTATAAAATAAAAGTAGTAAAAACATGTAACTGTGTACAATATTCTAAAAAGGACAATGAATCAAAATCATCTCGCATTAGAGGATCACGGCGAAAACGTCGACGGCATCGttcaaagaagaaaaaaagaggaggaagaaaaaataaaaacaatagaaaCTATTTGAACAGTAACAGTCCAGAGTTATGA